ACGGCTCCTGGACGAATGAAGGCTACACCTCGGTGAGCGGTACCTACGTGCCGGCGGAAGGGGACTACAACTATGTTTCCAACTCCGTTCCAACCACGGCTCCGGTGAAGATGATCCGCGCCAGCGCGGAATATTAACCAATCCGGACTGACCATATTGCCGGGGATTGACTTGAAATGTCTTTCCCCGGCATTTTTTTACAACCAAAGGCCACCCTCAAATGGAGAACAGCAGAATGAAAAAAACAGTACTCTTGTCACTGAACGTTCTTGGAGCCGTTTGGGCCTGGGCGTCTGCTCCCGTCGGGGAAACGGTTTGGCTATACCATATTGATAATGCTTCCTACATAACCGCCGACGCGGAAAACGACTATGCGGTTACCGCGCTGGGGACTTCTGCCATCGGCGATGCCCAGCAGTTTGTCATTGAAGATGTCGATGGCACCAACATTGCGCTCAAGGCGTTTATCAACGGCAAATATGTTCAGCCCCGAACCGCCGACAAAGACAAACTCTATGCCGAAGCAACCTACACCACCAATTCATTGACCCACTTCCTTTGGTCTGACCTGCCTAGTGGCAAGGTGCGCTTGACGTGCGTTGGCGATACGGACGAAAATGCGAATGTCAGCCCTGGCGGAGCTTCTGAAATTCTGCGGTCGAACACCGCGGAAACCGGCTCCGAGACCGAGTTTTCCTGGGGGATCGTAGATGGCTTGTTGCCCATCGACAGTCTGGTCTATTCCGTCAATGACGAATCGGTGACCTTGGATTGGGATGACGATACCTCGGGGACTCTCGATTTCTACCGGGTCTACCGTTCCTCCGAAAGCGGAACCAATTTTGTGGCGATCGCCACCAACGTGGCCGAAAGCACGTATGCGGATGTCGGCATGCCCGGCGGCATCACCTACTACTATGTCGTGACGAGAGTCGATTTCAGCGGTGTGGAGTCGGGATTCAGCAACGAAATCGCGGCGGTGCCGAACGAGGTGGTACGGTTGCAGCATCTGGACGCCGTCAACGCGGCAAGTGTGCTGACTTCAAGCGGCGTGGTGACCCAATGGATCGACCAGACCATCGGCGGCAACCATGCGGTTCCAGGGATTGGAAACACGCTTTATCCGAGCGTAAGCCTTTCCGAATCCGGTCTTCCGGGGGTGGACATGCAGTCGGGACGCAACAGCCTCGAACTCTTTTCAGCGGGCGCATCGGACGTATGGCTCGACCAGTCGGGCGGCTCCAACGGATTCTGCGTTTTGGTCGCCCTCAAGTGCGATTCGGTTTTGGCAGGCGGAAATGATGTGCTCGGCAACTCGGGATTCGGCCTGGGCTTCAGCGGAGCAGGGGATCCGCAGGCCTGGCTCGGCGGGCAGGCGGTCACGTCTTCGAGTCCTTGGAACGTCGAAGGCGGCGATACGCTGGTGCTGGCATTCAACTACGATGACGCAACGGGGGCGTACGATTTCTGGGAATCGAAAAGCGGCACATCCACCACGGGCACCTTGGCGGCTGCCGATTTTTCAACGGCGGAGCCGGTGTCGCTCGGCAGCGCCGCATCAGCCGCCCGCTACCTCGACGGCATGGTGGGCGAGGTGAAGGTGTTCGGCTCACGCCTGAACCCGACCCACTTCAAGCGGCAACGGAATCGCCTGATGGGAAAATGGTTCAACCGGCCGAACATCGTGCTGATTTATGTGGACGATTGGGCGTGGAATGGTACGCCCATACGGATGGATGACCGCATGCGGAACTCGGGCATGCCTTCCATCATGGAAATGCCGAACCTGGAATCGATGGCGCAAAACGGCATGGTGTTCCGCAACGCCTACGGTTCGCCGCAATGCACCCCGGCGCGCGCCTCGATCCAGACCGGCCAGTCGAACCCGCGTAATGGTATAACCGTATACATGGGCAATTCCGGATATTATGACGACGATTCCACTACGGAAGGGGAGAAATACTACAATTTTCCGGTGATCGCGAATGGTTCGAGCCGTACCTTCAGCCCGGCAGCCGTGACGATTCCCGAAGCGCTTGCACCGTTGGGCTATGCTTGCGCCCATATCGGTAAGTGGCATATACGGGATGGTAGTCCCGGCGATGAGGGATATGCCAGACATGACGGGCCGACTTCGAATGACGAGGGGAACAACTATGATGACACGACCGGTCTGGCCGGGTTGGAAGATCCAAAGCTGATGACGCAGATCACCGACGACGGCATCGCCTTCATGGAGGAGCAGGTGGCTGCCGGGCAACCTTTCTACCTGCAGCTTTCCCACTATGCCATGCATGGAGGATGGGAATGTAGCCCCGAGTCACGGGCGCGCTACCAGAACCATCCGGATATCGTGGCTTATAACGGCGGAGAAAAGAATCCGGAGAAGATTAACCACACTAAAGATCCTGCGGTCTTCCTGGGCATGGCCTACGAACTGGATCTGAAGATCGGTGAAGTGCGGCAGAAACTCGTGGATCTGGGAATCGCCGACAATACCTATGTCATCATGATGGGTGACAACGGCTACCGCCACGACTTCTTCGATGAGCTCTCCGGCCTTTCCCAGCCGCTTCACATGCAAAAGTGGTGGTTGTGGCAGGGGGGCATCCGCGTGCCCATGGTGGCGGAGGGTCCCGGAATCCCGGCGGGTTCGTTCACGGCGGCCAACGTTGCGAACTATGATTTCCTGCCGACCTTCGTTGATTGGGCGGGCGGCGATCCGGCCCGTGTGCCGGATCTCGACGGCATCAGCCTCGCCGGACTGATGGAGGGAGAAGCGCCCGGCGGGGATTTTCTCGACCGTTCGCTCTATTTCCACTTTCCGCACTATCGCAACACCATGCCGCATTCGGTGATGGTGAAGGGGCAGGAGGCCGTGGTTTATTTCTATGAAACCCCGGTGCGGTTTCCCGCGTGGGAGCCGATCATGTATTTCGATATCGGAAACGACCCGGGGCAGTACCACAACATCTATCCGGAAAATCCGGCGCGCGCCGGCGCGCTCTATGCCGATATGACCAACTACTTCGCTTCGGTGGGTGCCCGCATACCGCTGGTTCCCAATACAAACTATGTCGAATCGGTCTACATGAACGTCAGCGAATATGACAAGCGGGTTGCCGGGGGGCCGTTTATCGGTACCCGTACGGCGGAAAGCGATGAGTCGGGCCCAACCACGTTCTCGGAATATTGGATGGATTCCTGGGGCGTGGACATTGGCTCATCGACCAACGATTTTGATGGCGACGGAACGCTCAACCTGGCGGAATATGCCTTAGGCGGAAATCCGACCAATGCGCTGGATCCGGGCGCTATTCCGACCTTCACCCGGTCTGAAGGTGGCTTTAACTACACCCACATGCGCCGCAACGACGACTCGGGACTGCTTTACACCATCGAGTCCACCACCAACCTGGTTTCCGGGGTCTGGACGAATGCCGGTTATACCGTGGATGGAATTCATGCGACTGCCGGCACGTTCGACTCCATCACCAACGCCATTCCGGTTTCCGATGACGATACATTCATCCGGTTGAGGATCGATCAGCAATAAGCAGATCCATATAGAAGTAGAAGCACGAAGGATGGCGGAAATCTCCACTGTTTTGGCGGAAAATACCAAGCGGCATTTTTTCGAATATGAGAATCTATTTCAGTTAATGGCTCAACGTATGTGGATTGAGATGCTTAGGGAAGTGGGTGGAATGTCCCGCCAGCACGTCCGAACACACGAATGGAAATGTAAAGGGCTGAGGAATATATGGTGAAAAGAATACACACTATAAGCGCCATGTTGGCATGGCTTCTGGCGGCGGTCGCGACCCCGCTTTGCGCGGAAGTTTTGATCGATCTGCAGACGATCAGCCCGGTCAACAGTCGCTCCGCGACCTTTTCGAATCTGGGCGGTTCCGTGGCCAGCAGCGACTCCCAGTTGGTTCCTTCAGGCACCCTTTCCGCTTCCGGAAGTCTGGTTGCCGGCGAAACCTTTGGTGTTACGATTTCGGGCGTAAGCGACTGGAGCTATGCCGCTGCGACTGGCGCTGGCAGCGTGAACACCTATTTGAGTGGACTGACCCCCGCAAACATTGTCGGGCCCAACGATAAAGGCTGGGGGCTCGCCGGGGGCGCAAATGAGGGATTTCTCGCCGGTGCGGGCGAGGCGTTGGTTGTGACCTTCAACCTCAGCGGGTTGACCACGGCACCTTCGTCGGATTTTCGGTTGAAGGGGATTGTTTTGGGCAGGATCGGCGATACGGACGCTTATAATTACATGGTCATCGATGCGTCCGGGAATGTGGTTACCGCATCGGCCTCCGGCCGGACCAGTGAAAACCTTTTTCTGGATATCGTCCTTCATGATGGCGACTCGTTGGTGATCGGCCACGAAGCCGATAGTTTCAGGGTGGATGGTTTTATGGTCGATGTGCCCGCGCCGCCTGTTTCGCCGCCAACGGATGTGATCGCCATCGGGGGCGATGCGCGTATCGACCTGTCATGGACAGCGGCGGCGGGGGCGGTCCTGGGCTACGAGATTGACCGCTCAACGACTTCAGGCAGCGGGTTCTCCACCCTGACGAATGTTGCAACGCCGGCATTCACCGATCTTGGGGTGACCAACGGCCAAACCTACTACTATCTGGTTTCTGCGGTCTATGCGGAAACCAATGTGGCGGCAGCGGAAGTGTCCGCCCAGCCCATCCAGGCCGCTCCCGCGAACAGCCCCAATATCATTTTCTTCATTGTCGACGACCAGGTCAAAGACGAGGTCGCCTGCTATGGCGGCGAGGTGCTGACCCCGCATCTTGACCGACTCGCGGCGGAAGGGATGCGGATGGATGCTGCGCATGCCGTGTCCTGCGTGTGTACCCCCTCGCGCTACGCCATGTTCACCGGGCGTTATCCGGGAAATTCAACCTGGCCTGCCTATCTGGAAGCCTACCCGACGAACCGGCACGGCTCTCCCGAATTCAACGTGGGGCTGGAGGACGACAACATGAATGTCGGCAACGCGCTTCGGTTGGCAGGCTATGTGACAGGGCATGTCGGCAAGCTGCACGTCGGTGCCGATCATGGCACCGGTCTCAGTCCGGACGATGATCCCGAGGATCCAGCCGTGATTGCTCAATGGCAAGCCCACGAGCTTTCGACCCGGCAGTGGGTCATGGAGCGCGGCTTTTCCTGGGCGAAGCATGTTTACTCGGGAAATATCGAGGATCCCTACAATAAGCATAATCCCGATTGGACCTTGGAGGCAGCGCTCGAATTCATCGACCTGAACCAGGACCGGCCGTTCTATCTGCACTATTGCACCACCATGATGCATGGCGGGCCGAACAACTGGACCGACGCATTGGATTATCCGCTGTATTCCGGTGCCGGCCTGCTGGCCGAGCCACCCAACGTGCCGATCGTGCGCAGCAATATCACGGCGCAGGTCGATGCGGCGGGATTGGATCCAGACACCTATGGCTTCACCTGGATGGACGCCACCGTCGGCGCCATGCTCGATAAGCTCGACGCATTGGGCATTGCCAGCAATACACTGTTTGTCTTCATCACCGATCACGGCACGGATGGCAAATTTTCGCTGCTCGACCACAACGGCACCAGCGTTCCCTGCATCATTCGCTGGCCGGATGTGGTTCCGGCGGGGTCTGTTTGCTCCAATCTGGTTCAGAACACCGATATGGTGCCGACCTTTTTCGATGTGGCCGGAGCCACGGTGCCCGAAGGGTACCGGATCGATGGAACCAGCATTGCACCCATCCTTTCCGATCCGTCGACCAACGTACACGAACATCTCTTTTTCGAATTGGGCTACGGCCGGGCCGTCCGCACGGACAAATGGAAATATATTGCCATCCGGCACAGCACCAACAGTTTTGCAGATGTCGAGTTGGCCAATCTGCTGAACATGCCGCAAAAGCTGGCCTATATAGGCAACACGAAGAGAGTTTCGAGCCATCTGGAACTCCGTCCTGACTGTTACGACCTGGACCAGCTCTACGACCTGGAAAACGATCCGCTCGAACTGACCAACCTCGCCTATAACGTGGCCTATGAGGGGCAGCTGAATATGATGAAGGCCATCCTGACCCCCTACCTCGAAGCGCAGGGGCGTCCGTTCGGGGAATTTGTTCCCGGCGAGGACTCGGTGCCGATCGATCAGGTTCAGCCCTATGTTGACCAGCTGGAGCTGGTCAGTCCGACCGACGACAATGATTTTGAATATGTTTACTCCATTAACGGAACGCCCTATTGGTGGCTCTATGAACAGGGACTGACCAACGATGCCTACGAAGCCGAAGATCTGCTCGACACCGATGGCGACGGACTCGTCGCGTGGGAGGAATACATTGCCGGAACCATCCCGACGCAAGCCGGATCAGGATTGACCGTCGAAGCGGACGTCCAGCCTTTGGGAGCCGGTTTTATTGTCCGCTGGCCCAGCGTCGCAGGACGCATCTACACCGTAGAGCAATCAACCAATTTGTTGAGCGGTTTCCAACCTTTGGAAACCCGCGTTGCAACCCCGCCGGAAAACGCCTACACCGGCGCGGTGCAGCAAGCCGGCGCCTACTACCGCGTCCAGGCTGAAATGGAATGAGCTGAAGCATCAGAATAAATTCGTAAGGTCGGGGGTTGGCGGAAATCACCACAGTTTTGGCGAAAAATCCCAAGCCATGATTGGGGGGCTTTGGGAAACTTATTTCTTATGTAGGGAATGATGACGAGTAGATGGTTTGCGGATAATCGCTGTCTGCACTCCGAGCATTGGAAAACGAATCCGGGGAAGGATTGAGATGAAAAAGCTACCCCCGAGTAGACAGCAAGTGGCCCGCCAACGGCAGAAGTATGAAGAGACGCCTCGGCTTAAAATCTGCGAAAACTGCGAACACTACCGCAGTACGTTTGTTGAAACGGAATGGGGCGGATACGAAGAAAAACTCAGGCGCTGCACACTCGGTGGGTTTGCTGTTAAACGAAAAAGTTCGTGCGCCGCGCACGAGTTCCGCTCTCTATGTGCACAGGGTGGATGATTCAATCCTTTTAAGAGAAGAATGATGAAGAAATACATAATGAAGACAACCTCGCTCATGCTGGGCGGGTTGCTAATGGCTGGCGCCGCATCGGCAAAACCCCTGAATGTGCTGTTTATCACGATCGACGATTTGCGGCCGGAAATCGGCTGTTACGGCAACGACGAGGTCAAAACGCCGAACATGGACCGGCTCGCGAACATGGGCGTGAAATTCAATAAAGCCTACTGTCAATATCCGGTCTGCAATCCGAGCCGGGCTTCCTTTCTGAGCGGTAAGCGTCCGGATGAACTGGACATTGTTTCCAACACGATTCCGCTGCGTGAAAAGTGGCCGGATCTGGTGCAGCTTCCGCAGCTGTTCCGCGAGAATGGTTATTTCACTTCGGGTATGGGAAAGCTGTTACACAAAGGGCTCGATGAAAACGATAAGCCAACCTTCTTCCGCGACGACGTTTCCTTCGAGCATCAGTTCAGGGCGATCGGGACCACTCCAAAGATTGGAAAAAAAGGCGAAGGCCGCAAGCTGGGCGACGGCTCCATTGTCTGGGCGCGCTGGGTGGCTGCTGAGGGCGGTGATGAAGCTCAGGCCGATGGTATGATCGCGGCCGAAGCGGTACGTGTTTTAGAGGAAAATCACGACAAACCCTTCTTTATCGGTGTCGGCCTGCATAAGCCCCACGATCCGTTCATTGCACCGAAGGAATACTTTGAAGATTACCCGCTGGACGAAGTGAAGCTGGTGAATGAGCCGGAAGACCGTACGCCATTGGAGAAGCATTCGCTGTCCAACAAAGATTTCTTTTCCCATTTCACGGAGCAGGACCAGAAAGAGTTCAAGCGTGCCTATCATGCCTGTACTACCTTTGTTGATGCACAGGTCGGTAAGATTTTTGAAGTCATGGACCGGCATCAGCTGTGGGACAACACCATTGTCCTGTTGATGGGCGATCACGGGTATCACCTCGGAGAGCGCGGCTGGTGGAACAAGGTTACGGTTTTTGAGCGGGGTGCGCGCGGTCCGTTGATGATGTGGGTGCCCGGAATGTCGTCTATGGGTGCGGAGACGGACTCGGTGGTTGAGTTTGTCGATATTTATCCGACCCTGGTGGATCTGTGCGGGCTGGAAGCTCGACACGAACTTTCCGGTAAAACCATGCGCCCGGTGCTGCAGAATCCTTCCAAAGATTGGAAAAAAGCGGCGTATACCCAGGTCACCCGCGGCAGTAAAATGATGGGCTACAGCGTGCGCGACGGGCGCTACCGCTACATCCAGTGGGGCGTTGACGGCGAGAGTGGAACCGAGCTTTACGACCACGAAAAGGATGATGGTGAATACTACAACCTGGCTGATAACCCGGAATATAAACAGGTTCAGAAGAAGATGGCTAGATTGTTGAAAGCCGGCTACCCCAACCTAGGTAAATAAAAAATGTAAACGCAAAGGCGCCAAGAGCGCAGAGTTCCGCAGAGCTCTGCGCACCTTTGAGTCCTCTGCAACTTGGCGTTGAAAAAATAAATGCGAAGCCATAGAAAATGAAAAAGAACCTGATCCTCCTATTTGTTTTGGCCCTGAACGTGCAAGCGGCGCAGAAGCCCAACATCATCGTCTTCCTGACCGACGATCAGGACAAGGAATCCATTGGTGCATACGGTGCCGAGGCCTGGACGCCGAATCTCGACCGCATGGCGGAAGAGGGGATGCTGTTTCACAACGCGTATGTAACGAGCACGGTCTGCACGCCGTCACGTTACAGCTATCTGACCGGGCGCTATGCCAGCCGCTCCACCCATGAGACGTTTCTGCATGCCTGTCCGGAAGGAGCACAGGCCGATCCGGTTTTTAATGTAGGACTTGAGCCGGATAATCTGAACGTCGGCGCCATGATGAAGGCTGCGGGCTACCGGACGGGCTATGTCGGTAAGTTTCATGCCAGCGGCATTGAAGGGCTCAATAAGCCGGAAGACTATGCGGCTTTCGGCATGGAGTTTTTGTCGAAAAAGGCTGAGGAATCGCCGGAGACGACTGAAATCTTCCGCAAGAACGAGCTGGCCGCCCGCAAACTGCTGACCGACCGCGGCTTCGATTGGGCCAAAAATATTTATCTGGGCAATATGGTAAAGCCCTATACCGATCACAACCTGGAATGGACGATTGATGCCGCGCTGGAATTTATTGAAGAGAGCAAAGACGAGCCGTTCTATCTCCACTTCTGCACCACGCTCGTCCACGGTCCGGATGCTGAGTGGTATCGGTCCATGCAGAACCCGTTGTTTTCCGGTGAAGGAGAGCTCGATGCGCCTATTGAACCGGAGGGCATGCTGAGCCGCAGCAAAATTCTGGCCGAGCTGGAAAAACGCGGGCTGAATCCTGAAGAGGGGCACGCCGGCTATTCGTGGGTCGATGCCGGCGTCGGTGCGATTCTGACTAAACTTAAAAAACTCGGGCTGGATGACAATACGCTCATCTTTTTCACGGCGGATCACGGCTCGAACATGAAGGGTTCGCTGTGGGATCTGGACGGTACCTGTGTTCCGTTTATCGCCCGCTGGCCGAAGGGAATCAAAGCCGGTTCGAATAACCGGGATCTGATCCAGAGCATCGATATCGTGGCTACGGCCTACGACCTGGCGGAAGCCAAACTGCCGGCGGCGTATCCGCTGGATGGACACAGCCTGGCGCCGCTGTTCGGCGGAAAATCGCCCGCAGGGTGGCGCGACCACCTCTATATCGAGCTTGGAAATGCCCGGGCAATTCGGACGCAAGATTTCAAATATATCTCGATCCGCTATCCCGAGGAAAAAGTGGAGCGGATTCAGCAGATGCCCAAAGAGCGTGCGCTTGCGCAGCTCAGTCCGCTCGGACGGTTGGGTATCGGTGTGCGCGGCGCGGCGAATCCGAATTTCTGGTATGAGGATGGCCTGTACCGGATGGATAAGGATCCGAAGGAACTCAATAATCTCGCGGTTGATCCGGAGTATGCTTCGAAACTGGCTGCGATGCAGAAACTGTTGACGGCTGAACTGGAATCGATCGGTCGCCCTTATGGAGAGCTGGTGCCCGGCGGCAATGCCGTGCCGCCCGGTCAGGTGGATGAACAATTGGAGCTGGCCCGGCAATGTAGGTTTGTAGGTAAGAAAATCATTTTCCCCGAAGATGTGTCGGGGAGCAAATAGACGTTTAGAGAATACGTAAGGATTAAGCATATGAGAAAAATTTGTATTGGTTTATTTTGTGTGATGTTTTCGGGGTTGGCTGTTGCGAAAACACCGCCCAACATTGTGGTGATTCTATCTGACGACCAGGGCTATGCTGATGTCAGTTACAGCCCGTTCAGCCCGAAGGAAGTCAGCACGCCGAATATTGATAAGCTGGCGGCGTCGGGTGTGGTCTGTACAGACGGCTATGCCTCCGGCTATGTCTGCTCGCCGACCCGTGCCGGCGTGATGACCGGGCGCTATCAGCAGCGCTTCGGCATCTATACCGCCGGGCAGGGCGGCACCGGTATGCCGTTGGATGAAACCTGGATGCCAATGCATCTGAAGCCGGCCGGCTATACCTCCGGCGCATTCGGCAAGTGGCACCTCGGTATTACCATGGACTATCACCCGAACAACCGGGGGTTTGACTATTTCTATGGGTTCATGGGGCGCGGCGCACATGACTATTGGGAGCACAGTCCGGATGCGGATATGAAATTCGGCGGCCCGATCTTCCGCAATCAGGAAATTCTTCAGAATGAAGAGGGCTATATGACGTCGCTCATCACGAAAGAAGCCGTCGATTTCATCAAGCGAGAAAAGGACAATCCGTTTTTTGCCTATGTGGCCTACAACGCGGTGCACGCTCCACCGCAGGCTCCGGAAGAAGATATCAAGCGTTATGACACCGGCAGCGAAACCCGCGATATTCTCATGGCCATGTTGCATCACCTTGACCTTGGCGTCGGCGAAATCGTCCAGGCGCTCAAGGATGCGGGCGTCTATGAGAATACGATTATTTTCTATCTCAGCGACAATGGTGGAGCCAGTGCGGTGGAAGCAAACAATGCACCGCTGCGCGGTATGAAGCAGCACATAACGGAAGGCGGAATCCGCGTGCCGTTTATTGTGTCATGGCCCGGAAAACTGAAAGCCGACTCCTGGTGCAATGTGCCGGTCTGGTCAACAGATATCCTTCCGACCTCACTGGCCCTTGCCGGTATTGACCCGCTGCCGGGAACCAAGCCGCTGGACGGCAAAGACATCATGCCCGCATTGAAGGGGAATGTGGATCAGATTCACGACGCGCTCTACTGGTGCTCCGGCAGCGAAGGCAAATGGGCCGTGCGCCAGGGCGACTGGAAATACCTGTTCGATAAAGGCGAGACCGGGCTCTACAACCTGGACGATGATATCTCCGAAGAAAATAACCTCAAAGACGCTCATCCTGAAAAATTCCAGGCATTGGAAAAGTTGTACAATGACTGGTTTGAGCAGATGGGCGAGCCCGCCAAAGGCACCAAGCATTACGAGAAAAAGGCTTCGAATAAAAAGGCAAAGAAATCCGCCAAGGATGCCGCCGAGCCCAAGCCCGCTGCCAAGCCGAAGAAGGATGGTGATCTGGGCTACGGGTTCAAGAAAGACGGCACGCCCCGCAAGCTTCCGCCGGTAACCGGAACACCGGAAGAAAAGAAAGCCAAGCGCGAAAAAATGCGCGCTGAACAAAATGCGAAGCAGCAGGAATCCGCGGAATGAGAGCGTTGATCGTTATCATGCTCGCAGCGATGGTTTGTTTCAATGCCGAGGCTGCGAAGAAAACACAGAAAATAAAAGGAACCTATGAAATCATTTAAAAAGACCTTACTCATCACAACATTACTCATTTCCGGAATCAATGGTTTTGCGGCTCAGGAGCGCGCGCAGAATCCGATCGTAACACACATGTTTACCGCCGACCCTACGGCCCGTGTATGGGACGACGGTCGGTTGTACGTCTATCCTTCAACCGATGCATACCCGGCCATTGGCTGCTCTTTAATGGACGGCTACCATGTATTATCCACCGATGATATGGTGACCTGGACCGATCATGGCGAAATCCTGCACTCGCGGGATGTGGAATGGGGACGGGAAGAGGGTGGCTTTATGTGGGCCCCCGATTGTATGTATCGAAACGGAAAATAGTATTATTTCCCACATCCCAGTGCAACAGACCGTAAGACATCATGGAAAAGGGCTCCTTCGTAGTTCCATCGTAGCGAGGTACGAGCGGAGATGGTCTGTTTTCGAGAATCAGGAACGCCTTTACCCTGACTCAGACGCAATTCCGTGAAGAGCCTCAAATAAAACACCTGTTTCGAGAAAATCCGCTGTTTGGCGGAAAAAACCACTATTTTGGCGGAATAAACCAAGCCGGATCTTTCAGTGTATGAGAAAACGTTTATTCCATTGGGGAGCTTCGTCTTTGAAGGGGCACCCGTTTGGTTGAAAAAAAAACCATATGAAAAGGAGAAAAAAATGAAGAAGGTTTGCATTGGTTTGGCAATGGCGATGGCCGCAACGATGGCTTTAGGGGCCAGAATTGATACGACCGGTGACGGGAGCTGGACGAATAC
This DNA window, taken from Pontiella desulfatans, encodes the following:
- a CDS encoding sulfatase-like hydrolase/transferase produces the protein MKKTVLLSLNVLGAVWAWASAPVGETVWLYHIDNASYITADAENDYAVTALGTSAIGDAQQFVIEDVDGTNIALKAFINGKYVQPRTADKDKLYAEATYTTNSLTHFLWSDLPSGKVRLTCVGDTDENANVSPGGASEILRSNTAETGSETEFSWGIVDGLLPIDSLVYSVNDESVTLDWDDDTSGTLDFYRVYRSSESGTNFVAIATNVAESTYADVGMPGGITYYYVVTRVDFSGVESGFSNEIAAVPNEVVRLQHLDAVNAASVLTSSGVVTQWIDQTIGGNHAVPGIGNTLYPSVSLSESGLPGVDMQSGRNSLELFSAGASDVWLDQSGGSNGFCVLVALKCDSVLAGGNDVLGNSGFGLGFSGAGDPQAWLGGQAVTSSSPWNVEGGDTLVLAFNYDDATGAYDFWESKSGTSTTGTLAAADFSTAEPVSLGSAASAARYLDGMVGEVKVFGSRLNPTHFKRQRNRLMGKWFNRPNIVLIYVDDWAWNGTPIRMDDRMRNSGMPSIMEMPNLESMAQNGMVFRNAYGSPQCTPARASIQTGQSNPRNGITVYMGNSGYYDDDSTTEGEKYYNFPVIANGSSRTFSPAAVTIPEALAPLGYACAHIGKWHIRDGSPGDEGYARHDGPTSNDEGNNYDDTTGLAGLEDPKLMTQITDDGIAFMEEQVAAGQPFYLQLSHYAMHGGWECSPESRARYQNHPDIVAYNGGEKNPEKINHTKDPAVFLGMAYELDLKIGEVRQKLVDLGIADNTYVIMMGDNGYRHDFFDELSGLSQPLHMQKWWLWQGGIRVPMVAEGPGIPAGSFTAANVANYDFLPTFVDWAGGDPARVPDLDGISLAGLMEGEAPGGDFLDRSLYFHFPHYRNTMPHSVMVKGQEAVVYFYETPVRFPAWEPIMYFDIGNDPGQYHNIYPENPARAGALYADMTNYFASVGARIPLVPNTNYVESVYMNVSEYDKRVAGGPFIGTRTAESDESGPTTFSEYWMDSWGVDIGSSTNDFDGDGTLNLAEYALGGNPTNALDPGAIPTFTRSEGGFNYTHMRRNDDSGLLYTIESTTNLVSGVWTNAGYTVDGIHATAGTFDSITNAIPVSDDDTFIRLRIDQQ
- a CDS encoding sulfatase-like hydrolase/transferase gives rise to the protein MVKRIHTISAMLAWLLAAVATPLCAEVLIDLQTISPVNSRSATFSNLGGSVASSDSQLVPSGTLSASGSLVAGETFGVTISGVSDWSYAAATGAGSVNTYLSGLTPANIVGPNDKGWGLAGGANEGFLAGAGEALVVTFNLSGLTTAPSSDFRLKGIVLGRIGDTDAYNYMVIDASGNVVTASASGRTSENLFLDIVLHDGDSLVIGHEADSFRVDGFMVDVPAPPVSPPTDVIAIGGDARIDLSWTAAAGAVLGYEIDRSTTSGSGFSTLTNVATPAFTDLGVTNGQTYYYLVSAVYAETNVAAAEVSAQPIQAAPANSPNIIFFIVDDQVKDEVACYGGEVLTPHLDRLAAEGMRMDAAHAVSCVCTPSRYAMFTGRYPGNSTWPAYLEAYPTNRHGSPEFNVGLEDDNMNVGNALRLAGYVTGHVGKLHVGADHGTGLSPDDDPEDPAVIAQWQAHELSTRQWVMERGFSWAKHVYSGNIEDPYNKHNPDWTLEAALEFIDLNQDRPFYLHYCTTMMHGGPNNWTDALDYPLYSGAGLLAEPPNVPIVRSNITAQVDAAGLDPDTYGFTWMDATVGAMLDKLDALGIASNTLFVFITDHGTDGKFSLLDHNGTSVPCIIRWPDVVPAGSVCSNLVQNTDMVPTFFDVAGATVPEGYRIDGTSIAPILSDPSTNVHEHLFFELGYGRAVRTDKWKYIAIRHSTNSFADVELANLLNMPQKLAYIGNTKRVSSHLELRPDCYDLDQLYDLENDPLELTNLAYNVAYEGQLNMMKAILTPYLEAQGRPFGEFVPGEDSVPIDQVQPYVDQLELVSPTDDNDFEYVYSINGTPYWWLYEQGLTNDAYEAEDLLDTDGDGLVAWEEYIAGTIPTQAGSGLTVEADVQPLGAGFIVRWPSVAGRIYTVEQSTNLLSGFQPLETRVATPPENAYTGAVQQAGAYYRVQAEME
- a CDS encoding sulfatase produces the protein MMKKYIMKTTSLMLGGLLMAGAASAKPLNVLFITIDDLRPEIGCYGNDEVKTPNMDRLANMGVKFNKAYCQYPVCNPSRASFLSGKRPDELDIVSNTIPLREKWPDLVQLPQLFRENGYFTSGMGKLLHKGLDENDKPTFFRDDVSFEHQFRAIGTTPKIGKKGEGRKLGDGSIVWARWVAAEGGDEAQADGMIAAEAVRVLEENHDKPFFIGVGLHKPHDPFIAPKEYFEDYPLDEVKLVNEPEDRTPLEKHSLSNKDFFSHFTEQDQKEFKRAYHACTTFVDAQVGKIFEVMDRHQLWDNTIVLLMGDHGYHLGERGWWNKVTVFERGARGPLMMWVPGMSSMGAETDSVVEFVDIYPTLVDLCGLEARHELSGKTMRPVLQNPSKDWKKAAYTQVTRGSKMMGYSVRDGRYRYIQWGVDGESGTELYDHEKDDGEYYNLADNPEYKQVQKKMARLLKAGYPNLGK
- a CDS encoding sulfatase family protein, translating into MKKNLILLFVLALNVQAAQKPNIIVFLTDDQDKESIGAYGAEAWTPNLDRMAEEGMLFHNAYVTSTVCTPSRYSYLTGRYASRSTHETFLHACPEGAQADPVFNVGLEPDNLNVGAMMKAAGYRTGYVGKFHASGIEGLNKPEDYAAFGMEFLSKKAEESPETTEIFRKNELAARKLLTDRGFDWAKNIYLGNMVKPYTDHNLEWTIDAALEFIEESKDEPFYLHFCTTLVHGPDAEWYRSMQNPLFSGEGELDAPIEPEGMLSRSKILAELEKRGLNPEEGHAGYSWVDAGVGAILTKLKKLGLDDNTLIFFTADHGSNMKGSLWDLDGTCVPFIARWPKGIKAGSNNRDLIQSIDIVATAYDLAEAKLPAAYPLDGHSLAPLFGGKSPAGWRDHLYIELGNARAIRTQDFKYISIRYPEEKVERIQQMPKERALAQLSPLGRLGIGVRGAANPNFWYEDGLYRMDKDPKELNNLAVDPEYASKLAAMQKLLTAELESIGRPYGELVPGGNAVPPGQVDEQLELARQCRFVGKKIIFPEDVSGSK